A single genomic interval of Pyrobaculum arsenaticum DSM 13514 harbors:
- a CDS encoding NAD(P)/FAD-dependent oxidoreductase has product MRVAVVGAGPAGLAFASEFGDADVFEEHLEVGLPRHCTSLVSASSAKAVGIPQSLVLAKYSDLTVADLEGRSIYFRIRHGIYLIDRPGLEQWLAGGVGRIFTRRKVVATRGGYVYTADGSSHGPYDYVVLAEGAARRLSGRYGHVVRLPGLQVDVKSGIGLPGITVVYNQKLSKSYFAWIVEVDKGLYRVGLADHCCTVQKLFKLVKLVRGEPVGKPFGGGVLAGPPLRRLVWGREILVGDAGGLVKPLSGGGIILAVRSGRLAAEALAREEIAQYEEATRWVRLRLRLAFTAFRLLYGMRLVDKALQLLNGGEYVAVDYDDHVKTLAFAALTDLRSLAVLKEATRYLASNRNVLHFL; this is encoded by the coding sequence ATGCGCGTCGCCGTAGTAGGCGCTGGCCCGGCGGGGCTGGCCTTTGCTTCAGAGTTCGGGGACGCAGACGTATTCGAAGAGCACCTCGAGGTGGGATTGCCTAGACACTGCACCAGTTTAGTGAGCGCCTCTTCCGCCAAGGCGGTGGGAATCCCCCAGTCGCTTGTATTGGCAAAATACAGCGACTTAACAGTGGCGGATCTGGAGGGAAGGAGTATATACTTCCGGATAAGGCACGGCATCTACCTAATCGACCGCCCAGGCCTCGAGCAGTGGCTCGCCGGCGGCGTGGGGAGGATTTTCACTAGGCGGAAGGTGGTGGCGACGCGGGGCGGCTACGTCTATACCGCAGATGGTAGCAGCCACGGCCCGTACGACTACGTTGTGCTCGCCGAGGGGGCCGCGAGGAGGCTCTCCGGCAGATACGGCCACGTGGTGAGGCTCCCGGGGCTCCAGGTAGATGTGAAAAGCGGCATAGGCCTCCCGGGCATCACCGTGGTCTACAACCAGAAGCTGTCTAAGTCCTACTTCGCTTGGATAGTAGAAGTGGACAAGGGGCTCTACCGGGTCGGCTTGGCGGATCACTGTTGTACCGTTCAGAAGCTCTTTAAGCTGGTAAAGCTCGTGCGCGGCGAGCCCGTCGGCAAGCCCTTCGGCGGAGGCGTGCTGGCGGGTCCCCCGCTGAGACGGCTGGTCTGGGGGCGGGAGATACTGGTAGGCGACGCGGGTGGCCTCGTTAAGCCGCTCAGCGGCGGGGGGATAATACTGGCGGTGAGGAGCGGACGCCTCGCCGCCGAGGCCTTAGCTCGAGAGGAGATAGCCCAGTACGAGGAGGCGACGAGGTGGGTTAGGCTTAGGCTGAGGCTTGCCTTCACAGCCTTTAGGCTACTCTACGGCATGAGGCTCGTGGATAAGGCGCTTCAACTCCTCAATGGCGGCGAGTACGTCGCCGTGGACTACGACGACCATGTAAAAACCCTCGCGTTCGCCGCGTTGACAGATTTAAGATCCCTTGCCGTTTTGAAAGAGGCAACGCGGTATTTAGCGAG
- a CDS encoding HD domain-containing protein — protein sequence MQFRKAIRDPVHGFIKLTEEEVRFIDGEPIIQRLRYVKQLGFVYLVYPTATHTRFDHSLGVMHIATQLGHRIMEQRGEFDEVLLKHLRMAALLHDVGHLPFSHSFEILTRELLHMATVRGCLEVDLALFDRSQKPHEVTTKLLVEKLSDRLSALGYNPSLVLGLLFEPPSKYRLYSSILSGVFDADRLDYIMRDMYFTGAAVGTSFTHIDLERIVENLEVVGDSFQFNEKARVNLEGYIITRYNLYRHVYLHHKTVLFTELARDILADNIEKCSEGAGDPEICRYLCELAQFVTGSADEVSIWKATDDYFVSVFMRDPRFRDLLSRKPPGYIPLWKREKDFMEIFQNPVRVNESVDRIGPLHWALINRLKRKFVERLNIEVGEVGGCRLAPNDVILSYVSFDPYAEDIYITTAMGPIPISKISPLVEAVNEAWKRAPHVFLYVKRDVIEKCGGDVLQKILTVLEPLMELAVRRLGA from the coding sequence GTGCAGTTTAGGAAAGCGATTAGAGATCCGGTGCATGGGTTCATAAAGCTCACGGAGGAGGAGGTGAGGTTTATTGACGGCGAGCCCATCATCCAGAGGCTTAGGTACGTTAAGCAACTTGGCTTTGTCTACCTCGTATACCCAACCGCCACACACACCAGGTTTGACCACTCCCTGGGCGTCATGCACATAGCCACTCAGCTCGGGCACCGGATAATGGAGCAGAGGGGGGAGTTCGACGAGGTTTTGTTGAAGCATCTCCGCATGGCAGCTCTGTTACACGACGTGGGCCACCTGCCTTTTTCCCACTCTTTTGAGATCCTCACTAGAGAGCTCCTCCACATGGCAACTGTGAGGGGCTGTTTGGAGGTGGATCTGGCCTTGTTTGACAGGTCTCAGAAACCGCACGAAGTAACCACAAAGTTGCTTGTAGAGAAACTGAGCGATAGGCTCTCGGCCCTTGGGTACAATCCCTCTCTTGTCTTAGGGCTCTTGTTTGAGCCGCCGAGTAAGTATCGTCTCTACAGTAGTATTCTATCTGGCGTATTCGACGCAGATAGGCTTGACTATATTATGCGCGACATGTACTTTACAGGCGCGGCGGTGGGGACCAGCTTTACCCACATAGATCTTGAGCGGATAGTGGAAAATCTCGAAGTGGTGGGCGATAGCTTCCAGTTTAACGAAAAGGCGAGGGTAAATTTGGAGGGCTATATAATTACGCGGTACAACCTCTACCGCCACGTTTACCTGCACCACAAAACTGTGCTTTTCACAGAGCTGGCCCGCGACATCTTAGCCGACAATATAGAGAAGTGTTCCGAGGGTGCGGGGGATCCCGAAATTTGCCGCTACCTCTGCGAGCTGGCCCAGTTCGTGACTGGAAGTGCAGACGAGGTGAGTATCTGGAAGGCCACTGATGACTACTTTGTCTCAGTCTTCATGCGTGACCCTCGTTTTAGGGATCTTCTTTCGAGGAAGCCGCCTGGCTACATACCGCTGTGGAAGAGGGAAAAGGACTTTATGGAAATTTTCCAAAACCCGGTGAGGGTAAACGAGTCTGTGGATAGGATAGGCCCTCTGCACTGGGCTTTGATAAATAGGCTCAAGAGGAAGTTCGTCGAGCGGCTGAACATCGAGGTAGGAGAGGTAGGCGGCTGCCGCCTAGCTCCTAACGACGTGATTCTGTCGTATGTGAGCTTTGACCCGTACGCGGAGGATATATACATCACCACGGCCATGGGCCCCATCCCTATATCGAAAATATCGCCGCTGGTGGAGGCGGTGAACGAGGCGTGGAAAAGGGCTCCACACGTATTTCTCTATGTAAAGAGGGATGTTATCGAAAAATGCGGGGGTGATGTCTTGCAGAAGATCCTGACGGTATTGGAGCCCCTGATGGAGCTCGCCGTGCGTAGGCTAGGAGCGTAG
- a CDS encoding methyltransferase domain-containing protein, with the protein MKYNHDLCDVGYIEIPVVSRWQIEDLKSGEARVSFDLELTKTEVEYRGGRAHFAYGGAEYEVNIDDLPDIDEESCEVYAYIDGEWRELSVASARFYKLCVFKRGWAPTLMIDGITMHSVLENPLVVTARKVTRAWGTVFECCTGLGYTAVEALRKGARRVVTVEVDPNVLLLASFNPYSRGLWTPAIDLVLGDCLSLVSAVRDASFDFVIHDPPRLSYATQRLYSEELYREFYRVLRREGGLFHYVSLSGTKYRGLNPYRGVAERLRRVGFVVEKVREGYGIDARRR; encoded by the coding sequence GTGAAATATAACCACGACTTATGCGACGTGGGCTATATAGAAATCCCCGTAGTGTCTAGGTGGCAGATAGAAGATTTGAAAAGTGGGGAGGCAAGAGTCTCTTTCGACTTAGAGCTCACAAAAACAGAAGTGGAGTATAGAGGGGGACGTGCCCACTTTGCATACGGCGGAGCCGAGTACGAGGTCAACATCGACGACTTGCCCGATATCGACGAAGAGAGTTGCGAAGTGTACGCATATATCGACGGCGAGTGGCGGGAGCTCTCTGTGGCCTCAGCCCGGTTTTACAAGCTATGCGTCTTTAAGAGGGGCTGGGCGCCCACCCTTATGATAGACGGCATCACCATGCACTCGGTGCTGGAGAACCCCCTCGTCGTGACGGCGCGCAAGGTGACAAGGGCGTGGGGGACCGTTTTCGAGTGCTGCACGGGGCTTGGATACACCGCCGTAGAGGCGTTGAGGAAGGGGGCTAGGCGCGTCGTGACTGTGGAGGTTGACCCAAACGTGTTGCTCTTGGCGTCGTTCAACCCCTACAGCAGGGGACTTTGGACTCCTGCGATCGACTTAGTATTAGGCGACTGCCTCTCCTTAGTCAGCGCGGTGAGGGACGCCTCTTTCGATTTCGTGATACACGACCCGCCGCGGTTGAGCTACGCAACCCAGAGGCTCTACTCGGAGGAGCTTTACAGGGAGTTTTACAGAGTGTTGCGGAGGGAAGGGGGTCTCTTCCACTACGTGAGCCTGAGCGGGACTAAGTACAGGGGGCTCAACCCCTACAGAGGGGTCGCCGAGAGGCTTAGGAGGGTGGGGTTCGTGGTGGAGAAGGTGAGGGAGGGCTACGGCATCGACGCGAGGCGGCGCTAG
- a CDS encoding aminopeptidase P family protein codes for MNSYMGLEKLVKAFSERFDYLVLTRGPNLAYAVGMPDAVGLVVDLKTGGSTLYVSRLDYARAKSAAAVDKVVGISSAEIPPRRPGEELVIVPSFNEVVKKLEGRVASDNKEVGTDVSQEILEIRSVKDDWEVVIMKEALRITEGVYQRLASARLVGLRERDVAALVYKWFMEDGADGVAFDPIVASGPNGAYPHYRFGDRKIAHGDYVVVDIGARKDLYCADMTRTFTIGLNPALRDALYAVYEAVKAAEKVAGEGVPAAEVDKAARKVLEEYGFGQYFIHSTGHGVGVEVHEPPRLFTTSKDVLRRGHVVTIEPGVYIEGVGGVRIEDMVYINGGAVVLNKTPLLL; via the coding sequence ATGAACAGCTACATGGGTCTCGAAAAGCTAGTAAAGGCCTTCTCCGAGAGGTTTGACTACCTAGTACTAACCAGGGGCCCCAACCTCGCCTATGCCGTGGGTATGCCCGACGCGGTGGGTCTCGTGGTAGATCTAAAGACGGGCGGCTCCACCCTCTACGTCTCCAGGCTGGACTACGCGCGGGCAAAGAGTGCCGCCGCCGTGGACAAAGTCGTAGGCATTTCGTCGGCGGAGATCCCGCCCAGGAGGCCGGGAGAAGAGCTGGTAATTGTGCCGAGCTTTAACGAGGTGGTGAAAAAGCTAGAGGGGCGGGTGGCGTCGGACAACAAGGAGGTCGGCACAGACGTCTCCCAGGAGATACTGGAGATTAGGTCGGTAAAGGACGACTGGGAGGTGGTCATCATGAAGGAGGCACTTAGAATTACGGAAGGAGTCTATCAAAGGCTCGCGTCGGCGAGACTGGTGGGGCTGAGGGAGAGGGACGTGGCCGCGCTTGTCTACAAGTGGTTCATGGAAGACGGCGCGGACGGAGTCGCCTTTGACCCCATCGTCGCGTCGGGCCCCAATGGGGCGTACCCCCACTACAGGTTTGGGGACAGGAAAATTGCCCACGGCGACTACGTCGTCGTGGACATAGGCGCCCGGAAGGACTTATACTGCGCCGACATGACCAGGACATTTACAATAGGCTTGAATCCAGCCCTGAGAGACGCCCTATATGCGGTATACGAGGCGGTGAAGGCCGCGGAGAAAGTTGCAGGCGAAGGCGTGCCAGCCGCGGAGGTGGACAAGGCGGCGAGGAAGGTCCTCGAGGAGTATGGCTTTGGCCAGTACTTCATCCACTCTACAGGGCACGGCGTCGGGGTGGAGGTCCACGAGCCCCCCAGGCTGTTCACCACTTCCAAAGACGTCCTGAGACGGGGCCACGTCGTCACAATTGAGCCGGGGGTGTACATAGAGGGCGTAGGCGGCGTCCGCATAGAGGACATGGTGTACATAAACGGCGGCGCCGTCGTGCTGAACAAGACGCCGTTGCTCCTCTAG
- a CDS encoding ASCH domain-containing protein, producing MGRDVGLGPYMRFKKKYLDAVLAGRKRVTVRYGIVRPRFSLVYVVCCGEIYGEALITRVVYTKMGSLGDDVVSAEGMETREELMGELREIYGDVSDDDPVSVIYFTLVRKYDKPVPLAHGRGGY from the coding sequence GTGGGAAGAGACGTAGGCCTTGGCCCCTATATGCGGTTTAAGAAAAAGTATCTAGATGCCGTGTTGGCGGGGAGGAAGCGGGTCACCGTGAGGTATGGAATAGTGAGACCTCGGTTTAGTCTAGTGTACGTCGTGTGTTGCGGCGAGATCTACGGCGAGGCGCTTATTACCCGGGTGGTTTACACCAAGATGGGAAGCCTAGGCGACGACGTGGTATCCGCAGAGGGCATGGAGACTAGGGAGGAGCTGATGGGCGAACTTAGAGAGATCTACGGAGATGTGAGCGACGACGACCCCGTCTCTGTGATATATTTCACGCTGGTTAGGAAATACGACAAGCCGGTCCCCCTGGCACACGGGCGCGGAGGTTATTAA
- a CDS encoding helix-turn-helix transcriptional regulator yields the protein MLGLVLLIVQLSVLVAAAYAGRTKLKRLLAEAQTTGETELDEPLEGDMSEVDRSILRLLAERQGVMYQSEIVKELGLPKSTVHKALRRLSEGGFVEIQKRGRLNVVILKRATSEASAT from the coding sequence ATGCTAGGGTTGGTGCTTCTAATAGTCCAGCTGTCTGTGTTAGTGGCGGCGGCCTACGCTGGGAGGACAAAGCTGAAAAGACTATTGGCTGAGGCCCAGACCACCGGCGAGACTGAGCTAGATGAGCCGCTGGAGGGAGATATGTCCGAGGTGGACAGGTCGATACTGAGGCTACTCGCCGAGCGGCAGGGGGTTATGTACCAAAGCGAGATCGTAAAAGAGCTGGGCCTACCCAAGAGCACCGTCCATAAAGCGCTGAGGAGGCTCAGCGAGGGTGGCTTCGTGGAGATTCAGAAACGGGGCCGCTTAAACGTGGTTATCTTGAAAAGAGCTACTTCAGAGGCCTCAGCAACTTAA
- a CDS encoding ATP-grasp domain-containing protein — protein sequence MDVVIVAESPTPDEPTRDIYFEVKKRGLGVRYVPLQRLSVKIYNGATVVETRRGPLSASVVVIRGLGYVIDSNVLMRRVSTLRILERSGAVAINPVDALVNCRNKLETIYILSKHGIPVPPTVVTEDLYYGYVAAKEMGKVVLKPIQGSRGFGAMLFEDPEQAFQVMRTLLIARNPLYIQKYVEKPNRDIRIIVIDGRAIGCMYRVSSGWKTNIAQGAVGVACPLTPELEELAVKATDAMGLVYSGVDIGEGKEGYAVFEVNASPDWRGFKQATGINPAVHLAEYIQRVVKK from the coding sequence ATGGACGTCGTCATCGTCGCCGAGTCGCCCACCCCAGACGAGCCCACCCGCGATATATACTTCGAGGTGAAGAAGAGGGGACTTGGCGTGCGCTACGTACCGCTTCAACGCCTCTCGGTAAAAATCTACAATGGAGCTACGGTAGTAGAGACTCGGAGGGGGCCCCTCAGCGCCTCCGTCGTCGTGATTAGGGGACTCGGCTACGTTATAGACTCCAACGTGCTGATGAGGAGAGTTTCTACGCTGAGGATTCTCGAGCGAAGCGGAGCCGTAGCCATAAACCCGGTTGATGCCCTGGTTAATTGCAGAAACAAACTGGAGACTATATACATTCTCAGCAAACACGGCATACCCGTCCCCCCCACCGTCGTGACAGAAGATCTGTACTACGGCTATGTGGCCGCCAAGGAAATGGGGAAGGTAGTGCTTAAGCCCATACAGGGAAGTAGGGGCTTCGGCGCCATGCTTTTCGAGGACCCGGAGCAGGCCTTCCAGGTAATGCGGACGCTCCTCATCGCCAGGAACCCCCTCTACATTCAGAAGTACGTGGAGAAGCCAAACAGAGATATTAGGATAATTGTGATAGATGGGAGGGCCATTGGATGTATGTACAGAGTGTCGTCGGGGTGGAAGACCAACATCGCCCAGGGCGCCGTGGGGGTGGCCTGCCCACTTACGCCAGAGCTAGAAGAGCTGGCGGTCAAGGCTACCGATGCCATGGGCCTTGTCTACTCCGGCGTAGACATCGGCGAGGGGAAAGAAGGCTACGCCGTCTTCGAAGTAAACGCGAGCCCCGACTGGCGCGGCTTCAAACAGGCAACCGGCATAAACCCCGCGGTGCACCTCGCCGAGTATATCCAACGCGTGGTTAAGAAGTAG
- the udg gene encoding type-4 uracil-DNA glycosylase, translating to MTLEELHEVIKNCTRCPLHKTRRNAVPGEGDIKLGIMIVGEAPGASEDEVGRPFVGAAGQLLTKALAELGIQRGDVYITNVVKCRPPGNRPPAREEVEACLPYLLKQISILKPKRVVALGAVSAKTLLGLVGKEVEKVGDVRGKCYPGKIAGVQLEICVTYHPAAILRNPRLGEDFRRDIATFFKGGLDRYF from the coding sequence GTGACTCTCGAGGAGCTCCACGAGGTAATAAAAAATTGCACGAGGTGTCCTCTTCACAAGACCCGCAGAAACGCGGTGCCGGGAGAAGGGGATATTAAGCTTGGCATCATGATTGTGGGCGAGGCCCCGGGGGCGTCCGAGGACGAGGTGGGTAGGCCTTTCGTCGGCGCTGCAGGCCAGCTACTTACAAAAGCCCTCGCCGAGTTGGGGATCCAACGTGGGGACGTTTACATCACAAACGTGGTTAAGTGCAGGCCTCCTGGCAACCGCCCCCCGGCCAGGGAGGAGGTCGAGGCATGTCTTCCTTACCTACTGAAGCAGATCTCTATCTTAAAGCCCAAGAGGGTCGTGGCCTTAGGCGCCGTCAGCGCGAAAACGTTGCTCGGACTCGTTGGGAAAGAGGTGGAAAAAGTCGGCGACGTTAGGGGGAAGTGCTACCCGGGAAAGATAGCCGGCGTCCAGCTGGAGATCTGCGTTACCTACCACCCCGCCGCGATTCTGAGAAACCCGAGGCTCGGGGAGGATTTTAGGCGGGATATTGCGACGTTTTTCAAAGGAGGTCTGGACCGGTACTTTTAA
- a CDS encoding DUF2070 family protein — MRSFEKGYSILFGRSPRRVALYATALLAFLAALKALSAQRAPLLYALFGGVILLILLSADRAVINPRRSYYVAVISTLVVSFFDLLFQKAPLTFALVGAVITAVVLQSLKCRSFWYIAPLVAVSAIYYAVGELYLFAISLLYISVLQLTRFVINKMVRGLDAMCMFSSFIYSVFAEDDVLEDAFRELGRLERVPLHVFIIGGRHVVVVSDFHPGPFRHIGGGMLVDELQKAVEGMGYSFTFLHGVGSHERDPVDGESLRRIVNAVKTVLAYGRNGAPPRGIYPQSHIVGDVKVVGLSLGAPPYLAVVSRVNSASDDIPTWVSRLVDTGAYILIDAQNKFDGAVQWREVDVASLSKGLKALQEAPQCRVFKIGVGKVSAHHLDVLGYEIGPAGISAIVGECDGARSLLVVFDGNNLHSELYNKIVDTFESRGYKLVEVVTTDTHRATGIGIGKGYRIVGERIDHGQILKAVEEAVSIAERSLGDHNVDYKRVEVEAYVLGEEGFRKIQDAVRMYKKVGVLIAAVVFALPILLISLLA, encoded by the coding sequence ATGAGGTCTTTTGAGAAGGGGTATAGCATTCTCTTTGGGCGTTCGCCGAGGAGGGTTGCGCTTTACGCAACGGCCCTCTTAGCCTTCTTAGCGGCTTTGAAGGCGCTGTCCGCACAGCGGGCGCCACTTCTTTACGCCTTGTTCGGCGGCGTGATTCTCCTCATACTGCTCTCAGCGGATCGCGCCGTGATTAACCCGCGCAGATCTTACTACGTCGCGGTTATATCGACGCTGGTGGTCTCCTTCTTCGATTTATTATTTCAAAAAGCTCCGCTGACCTTTGCCCTAGTCGGCGCCGTGATAACCGCGGTGGTCCTGCAGTCGCTTAAATGCAGGAGCTTTTGGTACATCGCTCCACTCGTCGCGGTCTCAGCTATTTACTACGCGGTGGGGGAGCTGTACCTTTTCGCCATTTCTCTCCTTTACATATCGGTGCTCCAGCTGACTAGGTTTGTTATAAACAAGATGGTGAGGGGTCTCGACGCCATGTGCATGTTTTCGAGCTTTATCTACTCCGTCTTTGCAGAAGATGACGTTTTGGAAGACGCCTTCAGGGAGTTGGGCAGGTTGGAAAGGGTGCCTCTCCACGTCTTTATCATCGGCGGGAGGCACGTCGTCGTTGTGTCGGACTTCCACCCAGGGCCGTTTAGGCACATCGGCGGCGGTATGCTGGTAGATGAGTTGCAGAAAGCGGTTGAGGGTATGGGGTACAGCTTCACCTTTCTCCACGGCGTTGGTAGCCACGAGCGCGACCCCGTGGACGGGGAATCCCTCAGGAGAATAGTAAACGCGGTCAAGACTGTCTTGGCCTACGGGCGAAACGGAGCCCCGCCCAGGGGGATCTATCCGCAGAGCCACATTGTTGGGGACGTAAAGGTAGTGGGCCTCAGCCTCGGCGCACCGCCGTACCTAGCAGTGGTGAGCAGGGTGAACTCCGCCTCGGACGACATCCCCACCTGGGTTAGCCGGCTTGTGGACACCGGCGCGTATATACTAATCGACGCACAGAACAAATTCGACGGCGCGGTGCAGTGGCGCGAGGTGGACGTGGCGTCGCTCTCCAAGGGGCTGAAAGCCCTCCAGGAGGCCCCGCAGTGCCGCGTCTTCAAAATCGGCGTGGGCAAAGTAAGTGCGCACCACCTCGATGTCCTGGGCTACGAGATTGGGCCGGCGGGGATATCGGCAATAGTAGGCGAGTGCGACGGGGCGAGGAGCTTGCTGGTAGTTTTTGACGGGAACAACCTACACAGCGAGTTGTACAACAAGATCGTAGACACGTTCGAGAGCCGTGGCTACAAGCTGGTTGAAGTAGTAACCACCGACACTCACAGGGCCACGGGAATTGGCATCGGCAAGGGATACCGCATAGTGGGCGAGCGCATAGACCATGGACAGATCTTAAAGGCCGTAGAAGAGGCTGTGTCCATCGCCGAGAGATCGCTCGGCGACCACAACGTAGACTACAAGAGGGTAGAGGTTGAGGCGTACGTCTTGGGTGAGGAGGGCTTTAGGAAGATCCAAGACGCCGTGAGGATGTACAAGAAAGTCGGGGTGTTGATCGCGGCGGTTGTATTCGCCCTGCCAATTCTCCTAATTTCGCTTTTAGCATAA
- a CDS encoding DUF2153 family protein, whose translation MSRETPTTEAVLEYLESMMERLDQWVKEQERQVKELETHGDSMKTADRLELLYSAQAMLGYIAKVLKDFESWLSNPVVTSVMPEEMLRRLEAMLREVAIKFIQVDIAHTSEYRDLLSKFAREGKVPSVLMLYIQQRPQAPPRRRGGEEGGTPRFF comes from the coding sequence ATGAGTCGTGAAACTCCCACCACCGAGGCAGTCCTGGAGTATCTTGAATCCATGATGGAGCGCCTAGACCAGTGGGTAAAAGAACAAGAGAGACAAGTCAAGGAGCTGGAGACGCACGGGGACTCCATGAAAACCGCTGACAGGCTGGAGTTGCTATACTCGGCCCAGGCCATGCTAGGCTACATAGCCAAGGTCCTGAAAGATTTCGAATCTTGGCTAAGCAACCCCGTTGTCACCTCGGTAATGCCCGAGGAGATGCTAAGGAGGCTGGAGGCCATGCTGAGGGAGGTCGCCATCAAGTTCATACAGGTGGACATAGCCCACACCAGCGAGTACAGGGACCTCTTGTCAAAATTCGCCAGAGAGGGCAAGGTCCCCAGCGTCCTAATGCTGTATATACAACAGAGGCCCCAGGCACCTCCGAGGAGGCGTGGAGGGGAAGAGGGGGGCACGCCGAGATTTTTCTAA
- a CDS encoding class I SAM-dependent methyltransferase, producing MSLKRRLDGVVPPELLEKVPTSFEVIGSRAGAVAIIEIPPELEPYKYAIAKAVAEMNKHVRAVLRKVGGRSGEYRLYSYETLIEGPTEVLHKEHGYYIKVDPTKVFFSSRDQTDRLDVARRVGEGERVLYLFAGVGPYAVAMAKFAKPRVIVAVELNPWGFKYMVENFRLNKIKNAVAVHGDVAVVAPLFKRKFDRVILTLPLGAYRYLPLAFECLESGGVVHFYHLGREEDPFSEAAEIVKNHCPECRILERRVVRDYAPGVYKVRLDVYKP from the coding sequence GTGTCTCTCAAACGTCGATTAGACGGCGTAGTCCCTCCTGAGTTGTTGGAAAAGGTGCCCACCTCGTTTGAGGTTATCGGGTCCAGAGCTGGGGCCGTCGCCATTATCGAGATCCCGCCGGAGCTCGAGCCGTATAAGTACGCCATCGCCAAGGCCGTTGCCGAGATGAACAAGCACGTACGAGCGGTTCTGCGCAAAGTGGGCGGCCGCTCCGGCGAGTACAGGCTGTACAGCTACGAGACGCTGATAGAGGGGCCTACCGAGGTCCTCCACAAAGAGCATGGCTACTACATAAAGGTGGACCCGACGAAGGTGTTCTTCTCTTCCAGGGACCAGACGGATAGGCTAGACGTGGCGAGAAGGGTGGGCGAGGGTGAGCGGGTGTTGTACCTCTTCGCCGGAGTGGGCCCCTACGCGGTTGCCATGGCAAAATTCGCAAAGCCGAGGGTAATAGTGGCAGTAGAGCTCAACCCGTGGGGCTTCAAGTATATGGTGGAGAATTTTAGGCTGAACAAGATAAAAAACGCAGTGGCGGTTCACGGCGACGTAGCCGTGGTGGCCCCGCTCTTTAAGAGGAAATTCGACAGAGTCATCTTAACGCTCCCGCTGGGGGCGTATAGATACCTCCCACTAGCCTTTGAATGTCTCGAGAGCGGGGGCGTAGTCCACTTCTACCACCTAGGCAGAGAAGAGGACCCCTTCAGTGAGGCCGCGGAGATAGTAAAAAACCACTGCCCCGAGTGCAGGATACTGGAAAGAAGGGTGGTGAGAGACTACGCCCCCGGCGTCTACAAGGTCAGGCTAGACGTCTATAAGCCTTAG
- the radA gene encoding DNA repair and recombination protein RadA, whose amino-acid sequence MSSKKKKTDAEAAQVQAAVEVSPDLDVEELEGVGKVTGAKLKEKGFYTVKDVAFASVKELAEIIGNEERALQIIESARKMLGLHSFISALEVYERRKKIRRISTGVRSLDELLGGGIETRAVTEVVGEFGSGKTQLCHQLAVMVQLPEERGGLGAKAIYIDTENTFRPERIMQMARARGLDPDQALNNIFYARAYSSDHQMILVEHAKSIVKQHNVALIVVDSVIAHFRSEFPGRENLAERQQKLNKHVADLLRLADAYDVAVVITNQVMAQPDVFFGNPLRPAGGNILAHGATYRLWLRKSKENIRIVKIFDSPYHPEGEVSFRITEEGLID is encoded by the coding sequence GTGTCTTCGAAGAAGAAAAAGACCGACGCAGAGGCGGCACAAGTACAGGCCGCCGTAGAGGTAAGCCCCGACCTAGATGTGGAGGAGCTGGAGGGCGTGGGCAAAGTCACCGGCGCGAAGCTTAAGGAGAAGGGCTTCTACACCGTCAAGGACGTTGCCTTCGCCTCGGTGAAGGAGCTGGCGGAGATCATAGGCAATGAGGAGAGGGCGCTCCAGATAATCGAGTCGGCGAGGAAGATGCTCGGCCTACACTCCTTCATATCTGCGCTGGAGGTTTACGAAAGGCGCAAGAAGATAAGGCGCATCTCGACAGGTGTGAGGTCGCTAGACGAACTGCTAGGCGGCGGCATAGAGACGAGGGCCGTAACCGAGGTTGTCGGCGAATTCGGCTCTGGTAAGACTCAGCTCTGCCATCAGCTGGCTGTAATGGTCCAACTCCCAGAAGAAAGAGGCGGGCTGGGGGCAAAGGCCATATATATCGATACGGAGAACACCTTTAGGCCGGAGCGCATTATGCAGATGGCGCGGGCCAGAGGCCTAGATCCAGACCAAGCCCTTAACAACATCTTCTACGCAAGGGCGTACAGCTCCGACCACCAGATGATACTGGTAGAACATGCCAAATCGATAGTTAAGCAACACAACGTGGCCCTCATCGTAGTGGACTCGGTAATAGCCCACTTCCGCTCCGAATTCCCCGGCAGGGAGAACCTAGCCGAGAGACAACAAAAGCTGAACAAACACGTGGCCGACCTGCTCCGCCTAGCTGACGCCTACGACGTCGCCGTCGTTATCACAAATCAAGTGATGGCCCAGCCAGACGTCTTCTTCGGGAACCCACTGAGACCAGCCGGCGGAAATATCTTGGCACACGGCGCCACATACCGTCTCTGGCTGAGAAAGTCCAAGGAGAATATCAGAATAGTGAAGATATTCGACTCGCCATACCACCCAGAGGGGGAGGTATCGTTTAGAATTACTGAGGAAGGCCTAATTGATTAA